A single window of Ctenopharyngodon idella isolate HZGC_01 chromosome 24, HZGC01, whole genome shotgun sequence DNA harbors:
- the rbpms2a gene encoding RNA-binding protein, mRNA-processing factor 2a isoform X2 has product MSLKSDSETNTSVSLEEEVRTLFVSGLPVDIKPRELYLLFRPFKGYEGSLIKLTSKQPVGFVTFDSRSGAEAAKNALNGIRFDPESPQTLRLEFAKANTKMAKSKLMATPNPSNLHPALGAHFIARDPYDLTGAALIPASPEAWAPYPLYTTELTPGLPHAAFTYPAAAAAAAALHAQMRWYPSPSESSQPGWKSRQFC; this is encoded by the exons ATGAGTCTGAAGTCAGATTCAGAGACGAACACCAGTGTTTCATTAGAAGAGGAG GTACGAACGCTCTTTGTCAGCGGGCTGCCTGTCGACATCAAACCACGTGAGCTTTACCTGCTGTTCAGACCCTTCAAG GGATATGAAGGATCTCTCATAAAACTGACCTCAAAACAG CCTGTGGGGTTTGTCACGTTTGACAGCCGGTCTGGAGCTGAAGCGGCCAAGAATGCGTTGAAC GGCATCCGCTTTGACCCAGAGAGTCCTCAAACGCTGCGTCTGGAGTTTGCTAAAGCCAATACTAAGATGGCGAAGAGTAAACTGATGGCCACGCCAAACCCTTCCAACCTGCACCCGGCTCTAGGTGCGCATTTCATCGCTCGAGACCCAT ATGACCTGACGGGGGCAGCACTGATCCCTGCATCTCCTGAGGCGTGGGCTCCGTATCCCCTCTACACCACTGAACTGACCCCAGGCCTGCCTCACGCCGCCTTCACCTACCCCGCCGCTGCTGCTGCCGCCGCTGCCCTGCACGCCCAG ATGCGCTGGTACCCGTCCCCCTCTGAAAGTTCTCAACCGGGGTGGAAATCACGCCAGTTCTGTTAA
- the rbpms2a gene encoding RNA-binding protein, mRNA-processing factor 2a isoform X1, which produces MSLKSDSETNTSVSLEEEVRTLFVSGLPVDIKPRELYLLFRPFKGYEGSLIKLTSKQPVGFVTFDSRSGAEAAKNALNGIRFDPESPQTLRLEFAKANTKMAKSKLMATPNPSNLHPALGAHFIARDPYDLTGAALIPASPEAWAPYPLYTTELTPGLPHAAFTYPAAAAAAAALHAQVRDQPMRWYPSPSESSQPGWKSRQFC; this is translated from the exons ATGAGTCTGAAGTCAGATTCAGAGACGAACACCAGTGTTTCATTAGAAGAGGAG GTACGAACGCTCTTTGTCAGCGGGCTGCCTGTCGACATCAAACCACGTGAGCTTTACCTGCTGTTCAGACCCTTCAAG GGATATGAAGGATCTCTCATAAAACTGACCTCAAAACAG CCTGTGGGGTTTGTCACGTTTGACAGCCGGTCTGGAGCTGAAGCGGCCAAGAATGCGTTGAAC GGCATCCGCTTTGACCCAGAGAGTCCTCAAACGCTGCGTCTGGAGTTTGCTAAAGCCAATACTAAGATGGCGAAGAGTAAACTGATGGCCACGCCAAACCCTTCCAACCTGCACCCGGCTCTAGGTGCGCATTTCATCGCTCGAGACCCAT ATGACCTGACGGGGGCAGCACTGATCCCTGCATCTCCTGAGGCGTGGGCTCCGTATCCCCTCTACACCACTGAACTGACCCCAGGCCTGCCTCACGCCGCCTTCACCTACCCCGCCGCTGCTGCTGCCGCCGCTGCCCTGCACGCCCAGGTGAGGGACCAGCCG ATGCGCTGGTACCCGTCCCCCTCTGAAAGTTCTCAACCGGGGTGGAAATCACGCCAGTTCTGTTAA